Proteins encoded within one genomic window of Betaproteobacteria bacterium:
- the rpsK gene encoding 30S ribosomal protein S11 has translation MAKAATPAVRVRKKVKKNVAEGIAHIHASFNNTIVTITDRQGNALSWATSGAAGFKGSRKSTPFAAQIAAEQAGRAAQECGVKNLEVRIKGPGPGRESAVRALNAVGFKITSISDVTPVPHNGCRPPKKRRI, from the coding sequence ATGGCAAAAGCAGCTACTCCAGCGGTAAGGGTCCGGAAGAAGGTCAAGAAGAACGTGGCCGAGGGCATCGCCCATATTCACGCATCCTTCAACAACACCATCGTGACCATCACGGATCGCCAGGGGAATGCGCTGTCCTGGGCAACATCCGGCGCGGCAGGTTTCAAAGGTTCGCGCAAGTCCACTCCGTTCGCGGCGCAGATTGCCGCCGAGCAAGCTGGCCGTGCCGCACAGGAGTGCGGCGTGAAGAACCTCGAAGTGCGCATCAAGGGCCCCGGTCCGGGGCGCGAATCCGCGGTTCGCGCCTTGAACGCGGTCGGGTTCAAGATCACCAGCATCTCGGATGTCACGCCGGTCCCGCACAACGGCTGCCGTCCGCCCAAGAAGCGCCGTATCTGA